A genomic stretch from Aquila chrysaetos chrysaetos chromosome 1, bAquChr1.4, whole genome shotgun sequence includes:
- the EREG gene encoding proepiregulin isoform X2: MQVLQKAAEHLHGSVDLRKLSRHKEDYDLDARAMDAGCLRGRSLLLFLGYLLQGVLGTTVIPLCGPGEMENCTTALIQTENSPRVAQVGITRCKPEMKDYCFHGQCVYIVDLDEHYCRCDVGFSGVRCVHSELVRQPLSKEYVALTVIIVLLFLTAVSIASYYICRRYRSKKRQTNASEYKEVGAL; encoded by the exons ATGCAAGTCCTacagaaagcagctgaa catctcCATGGTTCTGTAGACCTAAGAAAACTCTCCCGACATAAGGAGGACTATGATTT GGACGCGAGGGCGATGGACGCCGGCTGTCTGCGGGGCCGCagcctgctgctcttcctcG GTTACCTATTGCAAGGAGTCCTGGGCACAACAGTGATCCCATTATGTGGGCCTGGTGAAATGGAGAACTGCACAACAGCACTAA TCCAGACAGAGAACAGTCCACGTGTGGCTCAAGTTGGGATAACTAGATGCAAGCCTGAAATGAAGGACTACTGCTTCCACGGACAGTGCGTGTACATAGTGGACTTGGATGAGCACTATTGCAG GTGTGATGTAGGCTTCTCTGGCGTCCGATGTGTGCATTCAGAACTTGTCAGACAACCCCTCAGTAAGGAGTATGTGGCACTGACAGTTATCATAGTTCTGCTTTTCCTCACTGCCGTCTCTATTGCAAGCTACTACATCTGCAGAAG gTACCGAAGCAAGAAGAGACAAACAAACGCCAGCGAATACAAGGAAGTTGGTGCCTTGTAG
- the EREG gene encoding proepiregulin isoform X1 gives MNCSWKPSLWSSCCCLQIDLPSPSASQGKEPCMGRGCSIRKRSLGGSHCYWGSPSMEEAICEKVSSLDHGRRRACIRLSGTIEQAFVFICLPGKGKHLHGSVDLRKLSRHKEDYDLDARAMDAGCLRGRSLLLFLGYLLQGVLGTTVIPLCGPGEMENCTTALIQTENSPRVAQVGITRCKPEMKDYCFHGQCVYIVDLDEHYCRCDVGFSGVRCVHSELVRQPLSKEYVALTVIIVLLFLTAVSIASYYICRRYRSKKRQTNASEYKEVGAL, from the exons ATGAATTGCTCCTGGAAGCCCAGTCTTTGGAGTAGCTGTTGCTGTTTGCAAATTGATCTGCCATCACCTTCAGCTTCCCAAGGCAAGGAGCCATG CATGGGTCGAGGCTGTAGCATCAGGAAAAGGAGTCTGGGAGGCAGCCATTGCTACTGGGGCTCACCATCCATGGAGGAAGCCATCTGTGAGAAGGTCAGCAGTCTGGATCACGGGAGACGCAG GGCTTGCATCAGACTTTCAGGCACTATTGAACAGGCATTTGTGTTTATCTGCCTACCTGGTAAGGGAAAG catctcCATGGTTCTGTAGACCTAAGAAAACTCTCCCGACATAAGGAGGACTATGATTT GGACGCGAGGGCGATGGACGCCGGCTGTCTGCGGGGCCGCagcctgctgctcttcctcG GTTACCTATTGCAAGGAGTCCTGGGCACAACAGTGATCCCATTATGTGGGCCTGGTGAAATGGAGAACTGCACAACAGCACTAA TCCAGACAGAGAACAGTCCACGTGTGGCTCAAGTTGGGATAACTAGATGCAAGCCTGAAATGAAGGACTACTGCTTCCACGGACAGTGCGTGTACATAGTGGACTTGGATGAGCACTATTGCAG GTGTGATGTAGGCTTCTCTGGCGTCCGATGTGTGCATTCAGAACTTGTCAGACAACCCCTCAGTAAGGAGTATGTGGCACTGACAGTTATCATAGTTCTGCTTTTCCTCACTGCCGTCTCTATTGCAAGCTACTACATCTGCAGAAG gTACCGAAGCAAGAAGAGACAAACAAACGCCAGCGAATACAAGGAAGTTGGTGCCTTGTAG